The following proteins are encoded in a genomic region of Dyadobacter sp. UC 10:
- a CDS encoding site-specific integrase, translating into MLTKSFALLFYLKKRSNYLKGKLPIYMRVTVDGKRMEIATKRECEPTKWNSSAGRVSGNKEEVRSINSYLDVLQSKVYELHRKLIASEITITAELFKNKLVNDNEQKKMILEIFEKHNRDMACLVGSEYSKVTLVRYKTSLEHTRSFIKWKYNLNDLSIQSLDYDFIAQYEFWLKTQRRCGHNAAMKYLANFKKIVLSCVKKGWLSKDPFYGFKFAKREVDRSALSESELDKIMKKAFDNARLDQVRDIFVFCCFTGLSYVDVFKLQRSEVIEGHGTELWVTIKRQKTDTASRVPILPAARKILQKYENHPQCSVKGQLLPVLSNQKMNSYLKEIADVCEINKNITFHLARHTFATTVTLTNGVPIESVSKMLGHRNIRTTQLYAKIVDKKIGEDMKKIENLYS; encoded by the coding sequence ATGCTAACAAAAAGCTTCGCGCTGCTTTTCTATTTGAAAAAACGCAGCAATTACTTAAAAGGAAAACTCCCAATCTATATGCGAGTTACAGTAGATGGAAAACGTATGGAAATCGCTACAAAGCGAGAATGCGAACCTACGAAGTGGAATTCGTCTGCGGGAAGGGTGTCGGGCAATAAGGAAGAAGTAAGGAGCATAAATTCATATTTGGATGTGCTCCAATCGAAGGTTTATGAGCTTCATCGAAAACTTATTGCGTCGGAAATTACTATAACCGCAGAATTGTTTAAAAATAAGTTAGTTAATGATAATGAACAAAAGAAAATGATCCTGGAAATTTTCGAGAAGCATAATAGAGATATGGCTTGTTTGGTAGGTTCGGAATATTCAAAGGTGACTTTGGTTAGATATAAAACCTCACTGGAACATACTCGAAGTTTTATAAAATGGAAATACAATTTGAATGATTTAAGTATTCAAAGCTTGGATTACGACTTCATTGCACAGTACGAGTTTTGGCTAAAAACGCAACGGAGATGTGGGCACAATGCTGCAATGAAATACCTTGCGAACTTTAAGAAGATTGTGTTAAGCTGTGTAAAAAAAGGCTGGCTAAGCAAAGATCCATTCTATGGATTCAAATTCGCCAAACGTGAGGTGGATCGGTCTGCATTGTCAGAAAGCGAACTCGATAAAATTATGAAGAAAGCTTTTGATAATGCGAGATTGGATCAGGTAAGAGACATTTTTGTGTTTTGTTGCTTCACTGGCTTATCATATGTTGACGTCTTCAAGCTGCAACGTTCGGAGGTTATTGAAGGGCATGGAACCGAGCTTTGGGTAACTATAAAGAGACAGAAAACAGACACTGCATCGCGGGTGCCAATATTACCAGCAGCTCGCAAAATATTGCAGAAGTACGAAAATCATCCGCAATGTTCTGTGAAGGGTCAGCTTTTACCGGTACTTTCAAATCAAAAAATGAACTCTTATTTAAAAGAGATCGCGGACGTGTGTGAGATAAACAAAAACATCACTTTTCACCTAGCTAGGCATACATTTGCAACCACCGTGACACTGACAAATGGTGTTCCTATCGAGAGCGTTTCCAAGATGCTAGGACATCGAAACATCAGGACAACTCAACTTTACGCTAAAATCGTCGACAAGAAAATAGGGGAGGATATGAAGAAAATAGAAAATCTATATTCTTAG
- a CDS encoding DMP19 family protein, with translation MNYTELIEEKYAEAVKGIKEEWVNEPNTKWYKYVIGLPIQLQICYLIVVFHNQIFNGGFHQYFVNGYGQFAKETINALETIGALKKADLLQEALKIVNSKNYKDDTFRKKLLEKQIPQLFSKDDLFEPLDNLDNSYYTDDDEDIESLLGSY, from the coding sequence ATGAATTATACAGAATTAATAGAAGAAAAATATGCCGAAGCAGTTAAAGGCATTAAAGAAGAATGGGTTAATGAACCAAATACAAAATGGTATAAATATGTAATTGGACTTCCTATTCAACTGCAAATTTGTTATTTAATTGTTGTGTTTCATAATCAGATTTTTAATGGAGGGTTTCATCAATATTTTGTGAATGGTTATGGACAGTTTGCAAAAGAAACTATTAACGCACTCGAAACAATAGGTGCTTTGAAAAAAGCTGATTTATTACAAGAGGCTTTGAAAATTGTAAATTCTAAAAATTATAAAGATGATACTTTTAGAAAGAAGTTATTAGAAAAACAGATTCCACAACTATTTTCTAAAGATGATTTATTTGAGCCTTTGGATAATTTGGATAATAGTTATTATACTGATGACGATGAGGATATCGAATCATTATTAGGAAGCTATTAG
- a CDS encoding response regulator transcription factor — protein MTHSVLIADDHQLVRKGPQLVVKEILGFNTAIEFAKNGSETIEKIKTLNFSMLLTDLNMPETDELGIITQVLKLDPKLRIIVITVRPDRFFAKRFFREGVMAYINKMESDRVLNVENTVPLTTSFRGRLTTSYDLRHPA, from the coding sequence ATGACTCACTCTGTACTCATTGCAGACGACCATCAGCTTGTGCGAAAAGGGCCTCAGCTCGTCGTAAAGGAGATACTTGGCTTTAACACCGCTATTGAGTTTGCCAAAAACGGAAGTGAGACCATAGAGAAGATCAAAACTTTGAATTTCAGTATGCTGCTAACCGATTTAAACATGCCTGAAACCGATGAGCTGGGAATTATAACCCAAGTACTCAAGCTCGACCCTAAATTAAGGATTATCGTTATTACAGTGAGGCCAGACCGTTTTTTCGCCAAAAGATTTTTCAGGGAAGGAGTAATGGCTTATATCAATAAGATGGAATCCGACAGGGTGCTGAACGTGGAGAATACGGTGCCATTGACCACCTCGTTCCGGGGTAGATTGACCACCAGTTACGATTTACGTCATCCCGCGTAA
- a CDS encoding sensor histidine kinase has protein sequence MQLVDTPYLIHYAGMLTRFSSLVILLVITGRCFGQNSWPKDEQWEVIKNLHDSRRIEDTVYLERAQALTELSFKNPGLKDKLSKYKNIAWSNQKFQKFRVRYYAFLANHTASLHQDGYTIYYLQKMEEELKMIKPYINSLNQPRQLLAIYGDGDYNNYDKRIEILNNVIPFLKTLPDSVAKGSFNINTCINAFIILKHAIGLYAFDKNIGKVLESRDIARNLLFRLKSQTISDKGKFTQCQLSFYLIESDAAKFLGKDQLRADYLNSAYVTIVSNEKVIVPFFKHAFEGIVLGRLIDYYIKQNQIDSAQYFLALYRAADAKPNQLQYLDGTRVLKYAAKLEEAKSNYKTAYENISKAYAIKDSVTDIRIADINNNMYAHLVAEHAREKLMAGQVKITQRNFLIFGIATVLIATVIAFSQLLKINKRRAARRIEKLNESTQIQIAELESHANEIQRKLGMELHDDIAGRLVYLINSIDSQMLHERDNQAKVRLSRLLEIAQDTYNSTRSKSHDWYFQGYNKDKTLFSDRVRQIVSLALADSDYEKTIEIDDECTKGVPVQTRIQLLRIIQEAVANILKHAKADRVKLFIYQDEGVVVLQVADNGRGFNTANIDIGKGLGIASLQARVTEINGTMEISSSDKGTELLFNVPLL, from the coding sequence ATGCAGCTCGTCGATACTCCTTATCTTATCCATTATGCGGGGATGTTGACAAGATTTTCTTCTCTTGTTATACTCTTGGTCATTACTGGAAGATGTTTTGGACAGAACTCATGGCCCAAAGATGAGCAATGGGAAGTGATAAAAAACTTGCACGATTCAAGGAGGATTGAAGACACCGTGTATTTAGAACGCGCACAAGCCCTTACCGAGCTATCCTTTAAGAATCCTGGTCTAAAAGACAAGCTTTCCAAATATAAGAATATAGCTTGGAGCAATCAGAAATTCCAAAAATTCAGGGTCCGATACTACGCATTTCTCGCCAACCACACTGCAAGCCTACATCAGGACGGGTATACGATATACTACCTTCAAAAAATGGAGGAAGAGTTAAAAATGATAAAGCCATATATTAATTCACTAAACCAACCTAGACAGCTGCTTGCGATTTACGGCGATGGAGATTACAACAACTATGACAAACGTATAGAAATCCTCAATAACGTTATCCCTTTTTTGAAAACATTGCCGGATTCGGTTGCGAAAGGGTCATTTAATATTAATACCTGCATCAATGCCTTCATCATTTTAAAACACGCAATTGGCCTGTATGCGTTTGACAAAAATATCGGCAAAGTGCTCGAGTCCCGGGATATCGCGCGAAATCTTTTATTCAGGTTGAAAAGTCAAACGATTTCAGACAAAGGGAAATTTACCCAATGTCAACTATCATTTTACCTGATAGAATCTGACGCTGCAAAATTTCTAGGTAAAGACCAATTACGGGCAGATTATCTGAATTCAGCCTACGTCACCATCGTTTCCAACGAAAAAGTAATTGTGCCGTTTTTCAAACATGCCTTCGAGGGAATAGTATTGGGTAGGTTAATTGACTACTACATCAAGCAAAATCAAATAGACAGTGCTCAGTATTTCCTTGCACTCTATCGAGCCGCAGATGCTAAACCTAATCAACTTCAATATCTGGACGGAACAAGGGTTTTAAAATATGCAGCAAAGCTGGAAGAGGCAAAATCCAACTACAAGACTGCGTATGAAAACATTTCAAAAGCATATGCAATCAAAGACTCCGTAACCGACATCAGGATAGCCGACATCAACAATAACATGTATGCTCACCTTGTTGCCGAGCATGCCCGCGAGAAACTTATGGCCGGTCAAGTGAAAATAACACAGCGGAATTTTCTCATATTTGGCATTGCAACCGTGCTGATCGCAACAGTGATTGCATTTTCTCAGCTCTTGAAAATTAACAAAAGAAGAGCGGCGCGCCGGATTGAGAAGCTCAATGAATCAACCCAAATACAGATTGCTGAGCTTGAATCGCATGCGAATGAAATACAGAGAAAATTGGGCATGGAACTTCATGACGATATTGCTGGCAGGTTAGTTTATCTTATCAATTCCATAGATAGCCAAATGTTACATGAACGTGACAATCAGGCGAAGGTTAGACTCTCGAGGCTTTTAGAAATAGCCCAGGATACATATAACTCCACCCGTTCAAAAAGTCATGACTGGTATTTCCAGGGCTACAACAAAGACAAAACGTTGTTCTCAGACCGTGTCAGGCAAATTGTGAGCTTGGCACTTGCTGATTCCGACTATGAAAAAACGATAGAAATTGACGATGAATGCACGAAAGGTGTGCCTGTACAGACCCGCATCCAATTATTAAGGATCATTCAGGAGGCAGTCGCCAATATACTCAAACACGCTAAAGCGGATAGGGTGAAACTTTTTATCTACCAGGATGAAGGCGTAGTTGTATTACAGGTGGCTGACAATGGCCGCGGCTTTAACACCGCTAATATCGACATCGGAAAAGGATTAGGAATCGCTTCCCTACAAGCGCGTGTAACGGAAATCAATGGAACAATGGAAATTTCATCTTCCGACAAAGGCACTGAGCTTTTATTTAACGTCCCGCTGTTGTAG
- a CDS encoding LuxR C-terminal-related transcriptional regulator: MYTKGNKSAGRIMLVDDHTLFLEGFSGILIQMLPPGTTVDIFSTIDTAKAAFKKASYGILITDLNMPGQNVMNFIAFCRRNYKDLIIMIVSSSTDTNAIRNCLAAGANAYLSKSVNSAEIKQALAYTMSGKKFVSADLSGKLADHIFSGQNKGLTNKEQEVLILIGTGKRTKEIADMLFISPVTVMTHKRSIMQKLDLHSTVELVRYVINNNLI, from the coding sequence ATGTATACCAAAGGCAACAAATCAGCAGGCCGTATAATGCTGGTTGATGATCATACTCTGTTTTTAGAGGGCTTTAGCGGGATATTGATTCAGATGCTTCCGCCCGGTACGACGGTTGATATTTTCTCAACCATCGATACCGCAAAAGCGGCTTTCAAAAAAGCCAGCTACGGTATCTTAATCACAGACTTGAATATGCCAGGACAAAATGTGATGAACTTTATCGCATTTTGCCGCCGAAACTATAAGGACCTGATCATCATGATTGTCAGTAGTTCTACGGATACAAATGCAATCAGGAACTGTTTGGCAGCAGGTGCCAATGCATATCTGAGCAAGTCTGTCAATTCGGCTGAAATCAAGCAGGCCCTTGCATATACCATGAGCGGAAAGAAATTTGTAAGCGCAGATCTTTCAGGTAAACTGGCAGATCATATTTTCTCAGGTCAAAATAAAGGACTGACAAATAAGGAGCAGGAGGTACTTATCCTCATCGGAACTGGTAAAAGGACAAAGGAAATCGCCGACATGCTTTTTATTAGCCCCGTCACAGTTATGACGCACAAAAGAAGTATCATGCAGAAGCTAGACCTTCACTCAACGGTAGAGCTTGTGAGATACGTGATTAACAACAATTTGATTTAG
- a CDS encoding LuxR C-terminal-related transcriptional regulator: MKLIAIVDIYPIVRVGLRQFVADNFNDFLMIESDNISQFAGINIDRTPDLFIIGNTKELFNSACNTIKKILKKSKTANVILFDDSPNHLRIIRAFKAGAKGYLSKHSDIDELVKSVSNVSEGRFYICPDALHMILPSYNPTSFISRGGGNWLSSRDYDIANLLASGYTLSSISRKMDISVATVRRARSRIFKKLNIVKIEELNDSLRKYSLKVFEN, encoded by the coding sequence ATGAAATTAATTGCCATTGTTGATATATATCCAATTGTAAGGGTTGGGCTGCGACAATTCGTGGCAGATAATTTTAATGATTTCCTTATGATTGAATCGGATAATATATCACAATTCGCAGGGATCAATATCGATAGAACTCCTGACTTGTTTATCATCGGAAACACAAAAGAGTTGTTTAATTCAGCGTGCAATACAATTAAGAAAATATTAAAAAAAAGCAAAACAGCTAACGTAATACTCTTTGATGATAGCCCAAATCATTTGAGGATAATTCGGGCTTTCAAAGCTGGAGCAAAGGGTTACCTTTCGAAGCACTCAGACATTGACGAGCTTGTTAAATCTGTCTCGAATGTTAGTGAGGGGCGATTTTATATATGTCCGGACGCATTGCACATGATCTTACCGAGCTATAATCCAACTTCATTTATTTCAAGAGGAGGGGGTAATTGGTTATCATCGAGAGACTATGACATTGCAAACTTACTTGCTAGTGGTTACACGCTGTCATCCATTTCTAGAAAAATGGATATTTCTGTCGCGACTGTACGTAGAGCAAGATCAAGAATATTTAAAAAACTCAATATTGTAAAAATTGAAGAATTAAATGACTCGCTCAGAAAATATTCTTTAAAGGTATTTGAGAATTAA
- a CDS encoding response regulator transcription factor, with protein sequence MSKKNIHIYESNKMTIGLIDNFPIALRGMSVLLGVHFPGVRLTTAIRVSEFGQLSHTFHADLIILGVNDNRLFEYVSCIKECRKAFPFVPLIVCCEKYILGMSSTYFQEGVRGHLLKQCGEEEILECIRAVLQGKLFLSAALHQLSLQGHEGLKPLRLEVFANSGLNRREQEVASYLIQGEKTSTIAILLHKSRRTVTAIKRDILRKLNIVNVVELLRIFNNPSQIR encoded by the coding sequence TTGTCAAAAAAGAATATACACATTTATGAATCTAACAAGATGACAATTGGACTTATCGACAATTTCCCAATTGCCTTGAGAGGGATGAGTGTTTTACTAGGTGTCCATTTCCCGGGGGTAAGACTGACGACTGCAATTCGAGTCTCAGAATTTGGGCAACTATCTCACACGTTTCATGCCGATCTCATCATCCTGGGGGTTAATGATAATCGGCTGTTTGAATACGTTTCCTGTATTAAGGAATGTAGAAAAGCGTTTCCGTTTGTGCCGTTGATCGTCTGTTGCGAAAAATACATTCTCGGTATGTCATCAACTTACTTTCAAGAGGGGGTAAGGGGACATCTCTTGAAGCAATGTGGAGAAGAGGAGATTTTGGAATGCATCAGGGCTGTTCTGCAGGGCAAGCTTTTTCTATCGGCTGCTCTACATCAGCTGAGTTTACAAGGACATGAAGGTCTAAAGCCCCTAAGACTGGAAGTCTTCGCAAATAGCGGACTCAATCGCCGGGAGCAGGAGGTGGCCTCTTACCTTATTCAGGGGGAAAAAACTTCAACTATTGCCATACTACTTCATAAATCCAGACGTACAGTTACCGCAATTAAAAGGGACATCCTGCGAAAACTGAACATTGTAAATGTCGTCGAGCTGTTAAGAATATTTAATAACCCTTCCCAAATCCGCTAA
- a CDS encoding T9SS type A sorting domain-containing protein, whose amino-acid sequence MRKILQYFLPVLLVLQVACFNYLEAQNCSINAGVNASICLGAPITLDGSLGGPSNASTVQWSLISQPAGASTVISNTNSLYTTAGTPTIIGAYTFRLSATCGDNVETQDEITITVNPVPSIPTQSGPFDFPCYDGTPIILTGSAPTGGETVSWETIGGNLGSFGSSTSASTTFTPKFPLDECSNVPYSITIKYTISNASGCERSETRTYSFSRSYPLAAAAVPTPVCGSGTMLKGSCPGAGTALWSTVSKPIGAPDPVFSSASSRNSYVGSLVPGSYIFRYTLSGGCNSGSVDVNVDVTGGSGVSNANAGQDQYFCNSPGMASLAGSSPAVGETVTWSMLSGGTTVSFGSPNSANTTVSGLSDSGAPYHFLYKINNPGGCSSIDTVAIYVYPKLELTNTGYSICHRTGVVNAVGDVTFGSYGYKQLDSVQASITYLSGPLSSVDGGWSVVSGTEDAPIPVNVTLGGTVTVMLAGDSGSTPLYVPGLANPESGLYSIENYFFLYNVGTYKFRVSYTTKCGTFETIVTATRGYMPAAGVNAGTDVALPCAATTATLAGSIPDGAGNNYGLWRTVQMPSGATDPINGNNQMLRNPSLAGLVNGTYIFRYANNPGPNCGLVTDDIKVVISSTPPPSPNAGTDETLCAGTISLDGSAIPSTALGSWSVVSPTGAAVTFSDSTIANPQVSGLLPGTNYIFRYTLTNGCGSSSDDIAITTLPSSSPVKPMVSFVSGSNCGVSNQSFPSTFAVGVNHTAPSATQTGSWTVVASPASALTSYSVSPVNSGRDNITLSLSGEASVSFIYCLTESTCAAQSVCDTVTRLYKKSTNIVNAGPDQQLCSIASYPASISLTGTSTALSTEWSLTYSSNGQPVTINTPGANSTTVSLPADGTYRFQYTYLSTDPSCAPLTDYVEVNTSTGGSIALAGDDISFCDPTGTSALNATALTSGTGQWQIEQVFSGGTPAISNINSPTSSITFTQSGSVMLRWSSFGSNADCGPSSSDLVMVTYIAPAKAGNDQSLCESTSSNLNAQNASPGTGSWIQVSGPNTAGFGDASSNQTIVSGLISGSYTFRWSVTGPSGSCVTSDDVVVTVSSGNPQADAGVDFESCSSGSKEIRLNATAAPTGSTGTWTVQSFPAAASAGSFSNQNNPKAIYNGVTTPGTYVFAWTIDNGICSSTDFLTVTAGTDSCPPMPVKLISFNAKSEGAVVNLSWTVADEVAFKNYEVMHSLNGRLFSTVGVVDGENQDAYSFVHTTPIPGENYYRLKMNDDDGTFSYSKINFVKSGTVTEVSVYPNPVKSFVNIKFLQSQIGQQVKIELYNTLGQKVVTKSLIVTNLEQTLPVNHLTSGYYVLKLLTESGKYDQKKIQIAP is encoded by the coding sequence ATGCGAAAGATTTTACAGTACTTTTTACCGGTACTTCTTGTTCTCCAAGTCGCCTGCTTCAACTATTTAGAGGCGCAAAACTGCTCGATCAATGCAGGGGTAAATGCCAGCATTTGCCTTGGAGCGCCAATCACACTGGATGGTAGTCTTGGCGGCCCTTCCAATGCTTCCACCGTCCAATGGTCGCTGATTAGCCAGCCCGCCGGAGCAAGCACTGTTATTTCAAACACTAACAGCCTGTATACAACGGCGGGAACGCCTACCATTATCGGAGCCTATACTTTCAGGCTCAGCGCTACTTGCGGTGATAATGTCGAAACCCAGGATGAAATAACCATTACTGTCAACCCTGTACCAAGTATACCAACTCAATCCGGTCCCTTTGATTTTCCGTGCTATGACGGTACACCAATAATTCTGACCGGCAGTGCTCCAACGGGTGGTGAAACAGTATCGTGGGAAACGATTGGGGGGAATCTGGGTAGTTTCGGATCGTCTACGTCGGCGAGTACTACATTTACTCCGAAATTCCCCTTGGATGAATGTTCAAATGTTCCTTATTCAATCACGATAAAATATACTATATCAAACGCGAGTGGGTGCGAAAGATCTGAGACACGCACATATAGTTTTTCTAGAAGTTATCCATTGGCAGCAGCGGCGGTTCCCACTCCGGTTTGTGGTTCAGGTACTATGTTAAAAGGAAGTTGTCCAGGCGCTGGTACGGCATTATGGAGCACCGTAAGCAAACCGATAGGTGCGCCTGATCCAGTATTCTCATCAGCGTCTTCCAGAAATTCATACGTGGGCAGTCTGGTCCCAGGAAGTTACATCTTCAGGTATACGCTATCAGGCGGCTGTAATTCTGGATCAGTTGATGTAAACGTGGATGTAACTGGTGGGTCCGGCGTATCAAACGCCAATGCTGGACAAGATCAGTATTTCTGTAATTCACCGGGTATGGCTTCGCTCGCGGGCAGCAGTCCCGCAGTGGGAGAGACAGTAACGTGGTCGATGCTTTCAGGAGGCACAACAGTGAGTTTTGGCAGTCCGAACAGTGCCAATACAACTGTTTCAGGGCTTTCTGATAGCGGTGCTCCGTATCATTTTCTTTATAAGATTAATAACCCGGGTGGATGTAGCAGCATTGATACCGTTGCGATATACGTCTATCCTAAGCTGGAACTCACCAATACCGGATATTCAATTTGTCATAGAACCGGCGTAGTCAATGCTGTGGGGGATGTAACCTTTGGCTCTTATGGATACAAGCAGCTTGATTCTGTTCAGGCCAGTATAACTTACCTGTCCGGCCCATTAAGTAGCGTTGATGGTGGCTGGTCGGTCGTAAGCGGTACAGAAGATGCTCCAATACCTGTAAATGTTACTCTTGGAGGAACGGTGACTGTCATGCTTGCTGGTGACTCTGGCAGTACGCCACTTTATGTACCGGGGCTAGCTAATCCTGAGTCAGGCCTATATTCAATTGAAAACTACTTCTTTCTGTATAATGTCGGTACCTACAAGTTTCGTGTATCCTATACCACTAAATGCGGTACTTTCGAAACTATTGTAACGGCAACTAGGGGTTACATGCCGGCAGCTGGAGTAAATGCTGGTACGGATGTTGCTTTGCCATGTGCTGCAACCACGGCCACTTTGGCGGGAAGCATACCTGACGGGGCTGGTAACAATTATGGTTTATGGAGAACAGTACAGATGCCTTCCGGTGCCACGGATCCCATCAACGGCAATAACCAAATGTTGCGCAACCCTTCCTTGGCAGGACTGGTCAATGGCACTTACATATTCAGGTACGCTAATAATCCCGGGCCGAATTGCGGGCTTGTGACCGACGATATCAAAGTGGTCATCTCCTCCACGCCCCCCCCGAGCCCCAATGCGGGAACGGATGAAACGCTGTGTGCTGGAACTATCAGTTTGGATGGTTCGGCAATTCCATCTACTGCCCTTGGATCGTGGTCGGTTGTTTCGCCGACGGGCGCTGCTGTTACGTTTTCTGACTCAACTATTGCGAATCCACAAGTGTCTGGATTGCTGCCTGGGACGAATTATATATTTAGGTATACATTAACCAATGGGTGTGGATCTTCATCAGATGATATAGCAATAACTACCTTGCCAAGTTCTTCGCCAGTTAAACCTATGGTCTCATTTGTTTCAGGAAGTAACTGTGGCGTTTCGAATCAAAGTTTCCCTTCAACCTTTGCTGTGGGGGTCAACCATACGGCACCTTCCGCAACCCAGACAGGGAGCTGGACTGTGGTTGCTTCTCCTGCAAGTGCGTTAACGAGTTATTCCGTGTCGCCTGTTAATTCGGGAAGAGACAATATAACGTTAAGTCTTTCTGGAGAAGCTTCTGTCAGCTTTATCTATTGCCTTACGGAGAGTACCTGTGCGGCACAATCGGTGTGTGATACAGTTACCCGACTCTATAAAAAGTCGACCAATATTGTGAACGCAGGTCCCGATCAACAGTTGTGCTCAATAGCAAGCTATCCGGCCTCTATAAGTTTAACAGGGACCAGCACAGCCCTAAGCACAGAGTGGTCATTGACATATAGTTCTAACGGGCAGCCGGTAACCATTAATACTCCGGGTGCAAACAGTACCACTGTTTCACTTCCTGCGGATGGAACTTACAGATTTCAGTATACCTATTTAAGTACAGATCCGTCCTGTGCTCCATTGACCGATTACGTTGAAGTAAATACATCAACCGGAGGTTCGATTGCATTGGCAGGAGATGATATCAGTTTCTGCGACCCGACGGGTACAAGTGCCCTGAATGCAACAGCCCTGACAAGCGGAACAGGTCAATGGCAGATAGAACAGGTCTTTTCAGGGGGCACTCCAGCCATTAGCAATATTAACTCGCCTACATCTTCAATTACCTTTACCCAGTCGGGTTCAGTTATGCTACGATGGAGTTCTTTTGGCAGCAACGCTGATTGCGGTCCTTCAAGTAGTGACTTAGTTATGGTGACTTATATTGCCCCAGCTAAGGCAGGTAACGATCAAAGTCTTTGCGAGAGCACCTCTTCGAATCTAAATGCCCAGAACGCGTCGCCAGGGACCGGCTCGTGGATTCAGGTGTCGGGACCCAATACTGCAGGTTTCGGAGATGCATCAAGTAATCAAACAATTGTTTCTGGATTGATATCCGGCTCCTATACGTTTCGCTGGTCGGTAACGGGCCCCTCGGGTTCGTGCGTGACTTCGGATGATGTTGTGGTAACGGTAAGTTCGGGTAACCCACAGGCCGACGCGGGTGTTGATTTCGAATCATGTAGCTCCGGATCCAAGGAAATCCGGCTGAATGCAACCGCTGCCCCTACCGGATCAACAGGTACTTGGACTGTACAGAGTTTTCCTGCCGCTGCAAGTGCCGGATCGTTCTCTAACCAAAATAATCCGAAGGCTATTTACAATGGCGTAACTACTCCCGGAACCTACGTCTTTGCCTGGACGATCGATAACGGTATTTGTTCGAGCACAGACTTTTTAACTGTTACCGCCGGCACAGATTCCTGTCCACCAATGCCTGTCAAATTAATTTCCTTCAATGCAAAGTCAGAGGGGGCTGTTGTGAATCTCTCTTGGACTGTTGCAGATGAAGTGGCATTCAAAAATTACGAGGTAATGCATAGCTTAAATGGAAGATTGTTTAGCACTGTGGGTGTCGTCGACGGTGAAAACCAAGATGCATATAGTTTTGTGCATACTACTCCGATTCCAGGTGAAAATTACTACCGTTTAAAAATGAATGACGACGATGGGACTTTTAGTTATAGCAAAATCAATTTTGTCAAATCGGGTACAGTTACGGAGGTAAGCGTTTATCCAAACCCCGTAAAATCATTTGTCAACATCAAGTTCCTACAAAGTCAAATTGGACAGCAGGTCAAGATCGAACTTTATAACACGTTGGGGCAAAAGGTTGTAACTAAGAGTCTTATTGTTACCAACTTGGAACAGACATTGCCGGTGAATCATCTGACTTCTGGGTATTATGTGCTAAAATTGCTGACTGAGAGTGGTAAATATGATCAAAAGAAAATTCAGATCGCACCCTAG
- a CDS encoding mechanosensitive ion channel family protein → MIKRKFRSHPRYFIPNGPLSTSPIVNISGKGKIRVDMVFAAGSQNGADNIRYSVQKVVDACPTTFRGSEHDVLVTKLTENSIFFDVRVWTLSENYWATYYDVHEGISRQFATDGIQAPKPAEISVALKQ, encoded by the coding sequence ATGATCAAAAGAAAATTCAGATCGCACCCTAGATATTTTATACCCAACGGTCCGCTTTCAACATCTCCTATCGTCAACATTTCAGGGAAAGGCAAAATTCGGGTGGATATGGTCTTTGCCGCAGGGTCACAAAATGGGGCGGATAACATAAGATATTCGGTTCAGAAGGTGGTTGATGCCTGTCCTACCACGTTCAGGGGTTCGGAACACGATGTGCTGGTAACGAAACTGACCGAAAACTCAATTTTTTTCGATGTCCGTGTATGGACGCTGAGCGAAAACTATTGGGCAACTTATTACGATGTCCACGAAGGAATAAGCCGTCAATTCGCAACAGATGGCATTCAGGCCCCAAAACCAGCTGAAATAAGCGTAGCACTTAAGCAATAA